A single Flavobacteriales bacterium DNA region contains:
- a CDS encoding homocysteine S-methyltransferase family protein, with protein MNRTQLLEQAIKERILVLDGAMGTMIQRHTLEEEDFRGEYFKDAKKPLKGNNDLLSITRPEIIKDIHRQYYEAGADIAETNTFSGTTIAQADYGLEAAVYDINYQSAKIAREVADEFTAKEPNKPRFVAGSIGPTNRTASLSPDVNDPGFRGVTFDQLRIAYREQAQALIDGGVDILLVETVFDTLNAKAALFAIDELFEELGYRLPIMVSGTITDASGRTLSGQTAEAFLISVSHIPLLSIGFNCALGASQLRPHLQVLAKNSRFAVSAHPNAGLPNEFGEYDETPKMMAAQIEEFLKENLVNVIGGCCGTTPPHIKAIAEVAAKYSPRSIDNSRQSMVDSQ; from the coding sequence ATGAACCGAACACAACTATTAGAACAGGCCATCAAGGAACGCATCCTGGTTTTGGATGGCGCGATGGGCACCATGATCCAGCGACATACCTTGGAGGAAGAAGACTTCCGAGGCGAGTATTTCAAGGATGCTAAGAAGCCACTAAAAGGAAACAACGACCTGCTTTCCATCACACGTCCAGAAATCATCAAAGACATCCATCGCCAGTATTACGAAGCAGGTGCAGACATTGCCGAAACCAACACATTCAGTGGAACCACCATCGCGCAAGCGGATTATGGATTGGAAGCAGCTGTGTACGACATCAACTATCAATCGGCCAAGATTGCCCGCGAAGTGGCAGACGAATTCACAGCCAAAGAACCAAACAAACCGCGTTTCGTGGCCGGTTCCATCGGACCTACAAACAGAACGGCATCACTGTCACCAGATGTCAACGACCCTGGTTTCAGAGGAGTAACCTTCGACCAACTCCGCATTGCGTATCGCGAGCAGGCACAAGCGTTGATCGATGGTGGTGTGGACATTCTTTTGGTTGAAACTGTTTTCGATACCCTTAACGCCAAGGCTGCGCTTTTCGCCATTGATGAACTGTTCGAAGAACTCGGCTATCGATTGCCGATCATGGTTTCTGGAACCATCACCGATGCAAGTGGCCGAACCTTATCTGGTCAGACTGCCGAGGCGTTTCTGATCTCTGTTTCGCACATTCCATTATTATCAATCGGCTTCAACTGCGCATTGGGCGCTTCGCAACTGAGACCGCACCTTCAAGTTTTGGCAAAAAATTCACGCTTCGCAGTTAGTGCACACCCTAATGCTGGTTTGCCGAACGAATTTGGAGAATATGACGAAACCCCAAAAATGATGGCAGCACAGATTGAAGAGTTCCTCAAAGAGAACTTGGTAAATGTGATAGGCGGGTGCTGTGGCACGACTCCTCCGCACATTAAGGCGATTGCTGAAGTGGCAGCGAAATATAGTCCACGGTCGATAGACAACAGTCGACAGTCCATGGTCGATAGTCAATAG
- a CDS encoding four helix bundle protein encodes MAFKFETLNVWQKSLDYSAAIHELTLTFPKDELYILSSQIKRAADSINLNIAEGSTGQSDAEFSKFLGYAIRSAIEVVSCLYLGRKRGLIAEADFQRLYKEAEELIRMTQALRNSIKPKK; translated from the coding sequence ATGGCCTTCAAATTTGAAACCCTGAATGTTTGGCAGAAATCATTGGATTATTCTGCTGCCATACATGAACTCACTTTGACTTTTCCAAAGGACGAATTGTATATTCTTTCATCGCAAATAAAACGTGCGGCAGATAGTATCAATTTGAACATTGCCGAAGGTTCCACAGGACAGTCAGATGCCGAATTCAGCAAGTTCCTTGGTTACGCCATTCGTTCAGCAATTGAAGTTGTCTCGTGTCTTTATCTCGGAAGGAAGCGAGGACTGATTGCTGAGGCAGACTTTCAACGACTTTACAAAGAGGCTGAAGAACTTATTCGAATGACTCAGGCGTTACGTAATTCCATCAAACCAAAGAAATAA
- the metH gene encoding methionine synthase: protein MDHRLNMSTKIPPLQLSGLEPLTIFPGSNFINVGERTNVTGSRMFLRLIKDNKFDEALAVARDQVEGGAQVLDVNMDEGMIDGKEAMVKFLNLLAAEPDISRIPIMIDSSKWEIIEAGLQCVQGKSVVNSISLKEGEAQFIDHAKKIKRYGAATVVMAFDEDGQADSYERRIEICKRSYDVLVNKVGFPTQDIIFDPNIFPVATGMEEHNNNALDFFNATKWIKENLPGAKVSGGVSNVSFSFRGNDPVREAMHSAFLYHAIQHGMDMGIVNPTMLEVYDEIPKELLTKVEDVLLNRNENATEALLEFAQTFVGTTKERIEDLAWREAPVEERLSHALVKGLTDYIEVDVEEARLKAEKPLHVIEGPLMAGMNIVGDLFGAGKMFLPQVVKSARVMKKAVAYLLPYMEQDADGSASKSGKVLLATVKGDVHDIGKNIVGVVLACNNYEVIDLGVMVPAEKILREAKAQNVDVIGLSGLITPSLDEMVHLAKEMEHDGFDIPLLIGGATTSRVHTAVKIEEKYKRGQAVHVLDASRAVTVVESLLGSRKEAFVANIKEEYANMREMHARKRADKEVVTLAEAQANKFKIEWKAEDLAKPNKLGITEFKDFPLSELIDYIDWTPFFQTWELAGRYPKILEDVVVGEAATKVFADAQSMLKKIVSEKWLTASGVVGIWPANAVGDDVELYTDESRKEVLSTVHSLRQQSKKAANVANLALADFVAPKETGLQDFMGGFAVTSGLGIESKLEEFAKDHDDYSSIMLKALADRLAEAFAEKLHSIVRKETWGYEPNETLSNEDLIREKYRGIRPAPGYPACPDHTEKPELFKLLNATSITGITLTESLAMMPTAAVSGWYFAHPQSKYFGLGKIEKDQVEDYAARKGMEVREVERWLSPNLNYD from the coding sequence ATGGACCATCGACTAAATATGTCTACTAAAATTCCCCCATTACAACTCTCCGGCCTCGAACCGCTGACCATATTTCCCGGTTCCAACTTCATCAACGTTGGAGAAAGGACGAATGTCACGGGTTCGCGGATGTTCCTTCGCTTAATCAAAGACAACAAATTTGATGAGGCTTTGGCCGTTGCCCGCGACCAAGTGGAAGGTGGAGCGCAAGTGCTTGATGTGAACATGGATGAAGGCATGATCGATGGCAAGGAGGCCATGGTCAAGTTCCTCAATCTGCTGGCCGCAGAACCCGATATTTCGCGCATTCCGATCATGATCGATAGCTCGAAATGGGAGATAATCGAAGCGGGATTGCAATGCGTTCAGGGTAAATCGGTGGTCAATTCCATCAGCTTGAAAGAAGGCGAAGCGCAGTTCATTGACCACGCTAAGAAGATTAAGCGCTATGGTGCGGCAACGGTTGTCATGGCCTTTGATGAGGACGGACAAGCGGACAGCTACGAGCGCAGGATTGAGATCTGTAAACGCTCCTATGATGTGCTGGTGAACAAGGTCGGTTTCCCGACACAGGACATCATTTTCGACCCGAATATCTTTCCTGTGGCAACTGGGATGGAGGAGCACAACAATAATGCGCTCGATTTCTTCAATGCCACCAAATGGATAAAGGAAAACCTGCCAGGAGCAAAGGTTTCTGGGGGTGTGAGCAACGTATCGTTCTCATTCCGTGGTAATGACCCTGTGCGCGAAGCCATGCATTCGGCCTTCTTGTATCATGCCATTCAGCATGGAATGGACATGGGAATTGTAAACCCGACCATGTTGGAGGTGTATGATGAAATCCCCAAAGAGCTGTTGACGAAAGTGGAAGATGTGCTTCTCAATCGAAATGAGAATGCAACGGAAGCACTGCTCGAATTCGCACAGACCTTCGTTGGAACCACCAAAGAACGAATAGAAGACCTTGCCTGGCGAGAAGCACCTGTCGAAGAACGCTTGTCTCACGCCTTGGTCAAAGGTTTAACGGATTACATCGAAGTGGATGTGGAAGAGGCGCGCCTGAAAGCTGAAAAACCGCTTCACGTGATTGAAGGCCCACTTATGGCTGGAATGAACATCGTGGGCGACCTTTTCGGTGCTGGGAAGATGTTCTTGCCGCAAGTGGTGAAAAGTGCGAGGGTGATGAAGAAAGCCGTTGCTTACCTCCTGCCCTATATGGAACAGGATGCGGACGGTTCGGCATCTAAGTCTGGAAAAGTCTTGTTGGCTACTGTGAAAGGCGATGTGCACGACATCGGCAAGAACATCGTTGGCGTTGTTCTCGCTTGCAACAATTACGAAGTGATCGATCTGGGCGTGATGGTTCCTGCGGAGAAGATTCTTCGCGAAGCAAAAGCTCAGAACGTGGATGTTATCGGCCTCAGCGGATTGATCACACCTTCGTTGGACGAAATGGTTCATCTCGCGAAAGAGATGGAACATGATGGCTTTGATATTCCGCTGTTGATCGGTGGAGCAACCACTTCGCGCGTACACACAGCCGTGAAGATTGAGGAGAAATACAAGCGCGGACAGGCCGTTCACGTGTTGGATGCATCAAGAGCTGTGACCGTGGTCGAGAGTCTCTTAGGAAGTCGAAAAGAAGCCTTCGTAGCCAATATCAAAGAGGAGTACGCCAACATGCGTGAGATGCATGCACGGAAACGTGCCGATAAGGAAGTGGTGACACTCGCGGAAGCACAGGCGAATAAGTTCAAAATTGAATGGAAAGCCGAAGATCTGGCGAAACCGAACAAGCTTGGCATCACCGAATTCAAAGATTTCCCACTGAGCGAATTGATCGACTACATCGACTGGACGCCTTTCTTCCAAACTTGGGAATTGGCCGGTCGTTATCCCAAGATATTGGAAGATGTAGTGGTGGGCGAAGCGGCCACGAAAGTGTTTGCTGATGCCCAATCCATGCTGAAGAAGATCGTCTCCGAGAAATGGCTCACTGCAAGCGGAGTGGTCGGCATTTGGCCCGCAAATGCAGTTGGCGATGACGTTGAACTCTACACGGACGAAAGCCGAAAGGAAGTGCTTTCAACGGTTCATTCATTGCGTCAGCAATCTAAGAAAGCGGCCAACGTAGCGAACCTCGCCTTGGCCGATTTTGTGGCACCAAAGGAAACAGGGCTGCAAGATTTTATGGGTGGATTTGCTGTTACTTCTGGTCTTGGCATTGAAAGCAAGTTGGAGGAATTCGCTAAAGACCATGACGATTACAGCAGCATTATGCTCAAAGCCTTGGCCGATCGTTTGGCGGAAGCATTTGCCGAAAAACTTCATTCCATTGTCCGGAAAGAAACTTGGGGATACGAACCGAATGAGACGCTTTCGAATGAAGACCTCATCCGCGAAAAGTACCGCGGCATCCGGCCAGCTCCTGGCTATCCTGCCTGTCCAGACCACACAGAAAAACCTGAGTTATTCAAGCTATTGAATGCCACTTCCATCACTGGAATCACCTTGACCGAAAGCTTGGCCATGATGCCCACTGCTGCCGTAAGTGGCTGGTATTTCGCCCATCCGCAAAGCAAGTACTTCGGTTTAGGAAAAATTGAAAAAGACCAGGTGGAAGATTACGCTGCGCGAAAAGGAATGGAAGTTCGCGAGGTTGAAAGATGGTTAAGCCCTAATCTGAACTACGATTAG
- a CDS encoding cbb3-type cytochrome c oxidase subunit I, whose protein sequence is MSDHAAHAEHAEHAHHHHGKPDFWTHYVFSQDHKMISKQFLITAIIMGFLGMGMSMLFRLQLGWPGESFKVFELLLGDWGKGGVLDPNMYLALVTIHGTIIVFMVLTGGLTGTFANLLIPLQVGARDMASGFLNMLSYWFFLASSVVMVASLFIETGPASAGWTVYPPLSALPQAIPGSGLGMTMWLVSIALFVVSSLLGGINYIVTIVNLRTKGMSMGRMPLTMWAILITAILGLLSFPVLLSAALLLIFDRSFGTSFYLSDIFIGGEALEHTGGSPILYEHLFWFLGHPEVYIILLPALGISSEIISTNSRKPIFGYKAMVGSMLAIAFLSFIVWGHHMFVTGMNPFLGSVFTFTTLLVAIPSAVKVFNYLTTLWKGNIVYTPAMMFAIGLVSTFVTGGLTGIILGDSALDINVHDTYFVVAHFHIVMGASAIFGMFAGVYHWFPKMYGRLMNKKLGYAHFWLTIISVYGVFFPMHFIGLAGVPRRYYSNEAFPLFDSLQDINVSISMFAFLGGLAQCIFAFNFFYSIFRGSKSSKNPWRSNALEWTTEINPGHGNWEGPIPTVYRWAYDYSKPGADDDFIPQTTPLKDGEEDIH, encoded by the coding sequence ATGTCAGATCACGCAGCACACGCAGAGCACGCAGAGCACGCACATCACCATCATGGTAAGCCTGATTTTTGGACGCACTATGTGTTCAGTCAGGATCATAAGATGATTTCTAAGCAGTTCCTGATCACCGCCATCATCATGGGGTTTTTGGGAATGGGCATGTCCATGCTTTTCCGTTTACAACTAGGATGGCCAGGAGAGTCTTTCAAAGTATTTGAATTGCTTCTTGGCGATTGGGGTAAAGGTGGCGTATTGGACCCTAACATGTATTTGGCTCTTGTTACCATCCACGGAACCATCATTGTGTTCATGGTACTTACTGGTGGTTTGACCGGAACTTTCGCCAACCTACTTATTCCACTTCAAGTTGGAGCACGGGATATGGCTTCAGGATTCTTGAACATGTTGTCGTACTGGTTCTTCTTGGCCTCTTCTGTCGTGATGGTTGCGTCATTGTTCATTGAGACAGGACCAGCGTCTGCAGGATGGACCGTTTATCCTCCATTGAGTGCACTGCCTCAGGCTATTCCTGGATCAGGACTTGGTATGACCATGTGGTTGGTGAGTATTGCCTTGTTCGTTGTGTCTTCGTTGCTTGGTGGTATCAACTACATCGTTACGATTGTTAACTTGAGAACGAAAGGAATGTCAATGGGCCGTATGCCATTGACCATGTGGGCGATCTTGATCACCGCTATCCTTGGTCTTCTTTCTTTCCCTGTACTTCTTTCAGCTGCCTTGTTGTTGATCTTCGATAGAAGTTTCGGAACTAGCTTCTACCTATCAGACATTTTCATCGGAGGAGAAGCATTGGAGCACACAGGTGGTAGCCCAATTCTTTACGAGCATCTTTTCTGGTTCTTGGGTCACCCTGAGGTATACATCATCCTGTTGCCAGCGTTGGGTATCTCTTCAGAGATCATTTCAACCAACTCACGTAAACCGATCTTTGGTTACAAAGCGATGGTTGGGTCAATGCTTGCTATTGCATTCCTTTCGTTCATCGTATGGGGTCACCATATGTTCGTAACGGGTATGAATCCATTCTTGGGTTCCGTGTTTACGTTCACTACGCTTTTGGTTGCTATTCCATCTGCCGTTAAAGTGTTCAACTACCTCACTACACTTTGGAAAGGAAATATCGTTTACACACCGGCAATGATGTTTGCCATTGGTCTGGTATCAACGTTTGTAACGGGTGGTTTGACTGGAATTATCCTTGGAGACTCTGCCTTGGACATCAATGTTCATGATACTTACTTCGTAGTAGCTCACTTCCACATTGTAATGGGTGCTTCGGCCATCTTCGGGATGTTCGCGGGTGTTTATCACTGGTTCCCTAAAATGTATGGAAGACTTATGAACAAGAAATTGGGCTATGCTCACTTCTGGTTGACCATCATTTCTGTTTATGGTGTGTTCTTTCCAATGCACTTCATCGGCTTGGCCGGTGTTCCAAGAAGGTATTACTCTAACGAGGCATTCCCATTGTTCGACTCGCTACAAGACATCAATGTGAGCATCAGTATGTTCGCGTTCTTGGGTGGTTTGGCTCAGTGTATCTTCGCGTTCAACTTCTTCTACAGCATCTTTAGGGGAAGCAAGTCAAGCAAGAATCCTTGGAGATCAAACGCACTTGAGTGGACAACCGAGATCAATCCTGGACATGGAAACTGGGAAGGTCCAATTCCAACTGTTTATCGTTGGGCTTACGATTACAGCAAGCCAGGAGCTGATGATGACTTTATCCCACAGACCACTCCTCTTAAGGATGGTGAAGAGGATATTCATTGA
- a CDS encoding cytochrome c oxidase subunit II yields MINLLIAIVIILAILVLAKVVRVFELSTDLKGENPAEVTASDNKTQATLFVVFGLFWLAFVVYAAVVWGKLTLPPSASVHGDETDQLMSLTWMIIGPMFFITHLLLLFFGYKYYHRKDRTATFFAHSTKLEMIWTTVPTIVLTSLIVYGLSIWNGMTGPGPDDAIEIELYAKQFDWTARYSGADNLLGKSGYRLITSDNPLGVSMADAASADDKIVRGELHLPVGKPVIFKFHSRDVLHSAYMPHFRLQMNCVPGMTTQFHMVPKTTTAEMRKETGNEAFDYLLLCNKICGGAHYNMQMAIIVESEEDYAAWLADKKTMAESLGSAATPVVEVTEVVEEVIDGGVEGTPEEQTVEGNNAAHS; encoded by the coding sequence ATGATTAATCTGCTTATTGCAATAGTTATTATCCTCGCCATCCTTGTGTTGGCGAAAGTGGTACGGGTTTTTGAGCTCAGTACTGATCTGAAAGGTGAGAACCCTGCTGAAGTAACGGCCAGCGACAATAAAACTCAGGCAACACTGTTCGTGGTATTCGGACTATTTTGGTTGGCCTTTGTTGTCTATGCCGCTGTAGTTTGGGGTAAATTAACTCTTCCTCCTTCTGCATCTGTTCATGGTGATGAAACGGATCAATTGATGTCCCTTACGTGGATGATCATTGGACCAATGTTTTTCATTACCCATTTGCTTCTACTGTTTTTCGGATACAAGTACTACCACCGAAAAGATAGAACAGCTACGTTCTTCGCCCATAGCACTAAACTGGAGATGATCTGGACAACGGTTCCTACAATCGTCCTTACATCGTTGATCGTTTATGGACTTAGTATTTGGAACGGCATGACCGGACCTGGTCCAGATGACGCTATTGAAATTGAACTTTATGCAAAGCAATTCGACTGGACTGCTCGCTATTCAGGAGCAGATAATCTTCTTGGTAAATCAGGTTACCGATTGATCACCAGCGATAATCCACTTGGGGTTAGCATGGCTGATGCCGCTTCTGCGGATGATAAGATCGTAAGAGGAGAACTTCATTTGCCAGTTGGTAAGCCTGTTATCTTCAAATTCCATTCTCGCGATGTGTTGCACAGTGCTTACATGCCTCACTTCCGATTACAGATGAACTGCGTACCGGGTATGACCACTCAGTTCCACATGGTACCGAAGACTACTACTGCAGAGATGCGGAAGGAAACAGGTAACGAAGCGTTCGATTACCTTCTACTATGCAACAAGATCTGCGGAGGAGCTCACTACAATATGCAAATGGCCATTATTGTCGAGTCTGAAGAAGATTACGCTGCTTGGTTGGCTGACAAGAAAACCATGGCAGAAAGCTTGGGAAGCGCAGCAACTCCTGTTGTTGAAGTAACAGAAGTGGTGGAAGAAGTAATTGATGGAGGCGTAGAAGGAACTCCTGAAGAGCAAACAGTAGAAGGAAACAACGCAGCGCATAGCTGA
- a CDS encoding quinol:cytochrome C oxidoreductase yields the protein MLAIVYAVLTHVPGQRIWANLLVNSYFFVGIGLMGTLWMAIQYVSEAGWSSGFKRVPEAVSQFLFVGGPILLLVLVAGSHSLGFHHIYHWMDPEVMNPESSHYDSIIAGKSAYLNEPFFFLRAIAYLGIWIAFTSYFRKASLKEDAEGGVAIHKRNYGYAAAFLVFYGVTSSTSSWDWMMSIDTHWFSTLFGWYNFSTMFVSGITMFALITITLKRNGYLEHINQEHIQDLGKFMFGASVFWGYLWFSQFMLIWYANIPEEVTYFQDRWNNYPFVWGALPIMNLALPMLLLMDKDAKRSFNIMTIAGVIIICGHWLDVFQMVMPGAVVADWGIGVLEVGMFLGFIGLFLFVVHSALAKAPLVAKNHPYLDEANHHHV from the coding sequence GTGCTAGCAATAGTGTACGCGGTTCTTACGCACGTTCCAGGACAGCGTATTTGGGCCAATCTTTTGGTCAATTCCTACTTCTTTGTAGGTATCGGTCTTATGGGAACGCTGTGGATGGCCATCCAGTATGTGTCTGAAGCAGGATGGTCTTCAGGTTTCAAGCGTGTGCCAGAAGCGGTTTCGCAATTCCTCTTTGTAGGTGGACCGATTCTGTTGCTTGTATTGGTAGCAGGAAGCCACTCTTTAGGATTCCACCACATCTATCATTGGATGGATCCAGAGGTGATGAATCCAGAAAGCAGTCATTATGATTCTATCATTGCTGGAAAGTCAGCTTATTTGAACGAGCCGTTCTTCTTCCTTAGAGCTATCGCTTATTTGGGAATCTGGATCGCTTTCACATCTTATTTCCGTAAAGCCTCTTTGAAAGAGGATGCTGAAGGAGGCGTGGCTATCCACAAAAGAAATTACGGCTATGCTGCGGCATTCCTTGTGTTCTACGGAGTTACTTCATCTACTTCTTCTTGGGATTGGATGATGTCTATCGATACGCATTGGTTCAGCACACTTTTCGGTTGGTATAACTTCTCAACGATGTTTGTGAGCGGAATTACCATGTTCGCTTTGATCACCATTACCCTTAAGCGAAATGGTTATTTGGAGCACATCAATCAAGAACACATTCAGGATCTTGGTAAGTTCATGTTCGGAGCATCCGTATTCTGGGGTTACCTGTGGTTCTCACAATTCATGTTGATCTGGTATGCGAACATTCCAGAAGAGGTAACTTATTTCCAAGATAGATGGAACAACTATCCATTTGTGTGGGGAGCACTTCCTATCATGAACTTGGCACTTCCAATGTTGCTGTTGATGGATAAAGATGCTAAGCGTAGCTTCAACATTATGACCATTGCGGGTGTAATTATCATCTGTGGTCACTGGTTAGATGTGTTTCAGATGGTAATGCCTGGTGCTGTGGTAGCAGATTGGGGCATTGGAGTATTGGAAGTTGGTATGTTCCTCGGGTTCATAGGCTTGTTCCTGTTCGTGGTACACAGCGCATTGGCTAAAGCACCTTTGGTAGCTAAGAACCACCCATACTTGGACGAGGCAAACCACCACCACGTATAA
- a CDS encoding cytochrome c, with product MNKALKYNISLVASALVCIVVLMSSCTTDPNSPGVEYMPDMYRSPSYETYSENPLLPDSMTAQKPVAGTMSRGEWPASGSLINALPYAYPNTLEGYEAAGAELKSPLPASAETAAQGKVIFEKMCMHCHGPKGEGDGQLIGTGKFPPPPAYNGGALKDLPEGKMFHTITYGKGLMGSHASQLTKEDRWKVIQYIQELQKL from the coding sequence ATGAACAAGGCATTGAAATACAATATTTCGCTGGTAGCGAGTGCACTGGTCTGCATTGTAGTGCTAATGAGCTCTTGTACCACAGATCCGAATAGTCCGGGAGTTGAGTATATGCCAGACATGTACCGTTCTCCGTCTTACGAAACATACAGTGAAAATCCATTGCTTCCAGACAGCATGACTGCTCAGAAGCCAGTGGCCGGGACGATGTCTCGTGGCGAATGGCCCGCAAGTGGAAGCTTGATCAACGCACTTCCTTATGCTTACCCAAACACCTTGGAAGGATATGAAGCTGCTGGTGCTGAATTGAAAAGTCCGCTTCCTGCTTCTGCAGAAACTGCTGCTCAAGGAAAAGTCATCTTCGAGAAAATGTGCATGCATTGCCATGGTCCTAAAGGTGAAGGAGACGGTCAATTGATCGGAACCGGGAAATTCCCACCTCCACCAGCTTACAACGGTGGAGCGCTTAAGGATCTGCCAGAAGGAAAAATGTTCCATACCATTACGTACGGAAAAGGGTTGATGGGTTCGCATGCATCGCAGCTTACCAAAGAAGATCGTTGGAAGGTCATTCAGTACATCCAAGAGCTTCAAAAGCTTTAA
- a CDS encoding DUF3341 domain-containing protein gives MSAKEIHGLFGDEEVLKASAKALVAKGVHVKDVFSPFPIHGIDPIIGVPPTRLHIAGFIYGLCGLSLALFMFWFTLIMDWPMNIGGKPNFSLLENLPAFIPVTFEMTVFCAAHGMAVTYFLRNTIYPGKKNWNPDLRTTDDKFLIQIDLGENSVSAEVIEGILKETGAEEITQK, from the coding sequence ATGAGCGCTAAAGAAATACACGGTCTGTTTGGAGATGAGGAGGTGTTGAAAGCATCTGCCAAGGCACTTGTTGCCAAAGGCGTGCATGTGAAAGACGTATTCTCTCCATTCCCGATACACGGCATCGATCCAATTATCGGTGTGCCACCAACACGATTGCATATTGCAGGTTTCATTTATGGTCTATGCGGATTGTCGCTGGCCTTGTTCATGTTCTGGTTTACCTTGATCATGGATTGGCCGATGAACATCGGAGGTAAGCCTAACTTCTCGCTTTTGGAGAATTTACCAGCTTTTATTCCAGTAACGTTTGAGATGACCGTTTTCTGTGCAGCGCATGGAATGGCAGTAACTTACTTCCTAAGAAACACCATCTATCCTGGAAAGAAAAACTGGAATCCAGACCTTAGAACCACTGACGATAAATTCTTGATCCAGATCGATCTTGGAGAGAACAGCGTAAGTGCAGAAGTGATTGAAGGAATTTTGAAGGAAACCGGAGCAGAGGAAATAACTCAAAAATGA
- the nrfD gene encoding polysulfide reductase NrfD — MSSQEAWIREPLVLGDKTYHDISNDIARPIEGKANKQWWIVFTISLIAMLWGVGCILYTIGVGIGTWGLNKTVGWAWDITNFVWWVGIGHAGTLISAVLLLFRQKWRMAINRSAEAMTIFAVVCAALFPGIHMGRIWMAYWVLPLPNQFGSLWVNFNSPLLWDVFAISTYFSVSLVFWYIGLIPDFATIRDRMARAARPISHTVYSIMSFGWSGNARAWHRFEEISLVLAGLATPLVLSVHTIVSMDFATSVIPGWHTTIFPPYFVAGAIFSGFAMVLTLMLVMRKVVNLEEYITINHIELMNKIIMLTGSIVGVAYITELFMSWYSGVEYEQYAFLNRASGPYWWAYWAMMSCNVISPQLFWSKKLRRNITFTFILSIIVNIGMWFERFVIIVTSLHRDYLPSSWSMFYPSWVDIGIFVGTLGIFFTFFLLYARTFPVLPIAEVKSILKSTGSQYKK; from the coding sequence ATGTCGAGTCAAGAAGCTTGGATAAGGGAGCCACTCGTTTTAGGTGATAAAACCTATCACGACATTTCCAATGACATTGCCAGACCAATAGAAGGTAAGGCAAACAAGCAATGGTGGATCGTATTCACTATTTCATTAATAGCCATGCTTTGGGGCGTAGGCTGTATCCTGTACACCATTGGTGTAGGTATCGGAACATGGGGATTGAACAAGACCGTTGGTTGGGCTTGGGATATTACCAACTTCGTTTGGTGGGTCGGTATCGGTCACGCTGGAACGTTGATCTCTGCGGTACTTCTCCTTTTCCGTCAGAAATGGCGGATGGCGATCAACCGTTCTGCAGAGGCGATGACCATCTTCGCGGTTGTCTGTGCGGCCTTGTTCCCTGGTATTCACATGGGACGTATTTGGATGGCTTACTGGGTTCTTCCATTGCCAAACCAGTTCGGATCACTTTGGGTAAACTTCAACTCACCGCTGCTTTGGGACGTTTTCGCGATCTCTACTTACTTCAGCGTATCGTTGGTGTTCTGGTACATCGGACTTATTCCTGATTTCGCAACCATTAGAGATAGAATGGCTCGTGCTGCACGACCGATTTCTCACACGGTTTATTCGATCATGTCATTCGGATGGAGCGGTAACGCACGTGCTTGGCACCGATTTGAAGAGATCTCTTTGGTTTTGGCCGGATTGGCTACACCACTTGTACTTTCTGTACACACCATCGTATCTATGGACTTCGCCACATCGGTGATCCCTGGATGGCACACGACCATCTTCCCTCCATACTTCGTTGCTGGAGCGATCTTCTCTGGATTTGCGATGGTATTGACCTTGATGTTGGTGATGCGAAAAGTGGTGAACTTGGAAGAGTATATCACCATCAATCACATCGAGTTGATGAATAAGATCATCATGCTTACGGGTTCTATTGTAGGTGTGGCTTACATCACTGAGCTTTTCATGTCGTGGTACTCAGGTGTTGAATATGAGCAATACGCATTCTTGAACAGAGCTTCTGGACCATACTGGTGGGCTTACTGGGCAATGATGAGCTGCAACGTGATCAGCCCACAGTTGTTCTGGTCTAAGAAATTGAGAAGAAACATCACCTTCACATTCATTCTTTCCATCATCGTGAACATCGGTATGTGGTTTGAGCGATTTGTGATCATTGTAACCTCATTGCACCGAGATTACCTTCCATCTAGCTGGAGCATGTTCTACCCAAGCTGGGTTGATATAGGCATCTTCGTTGGAACGCTTGGAATCTTCTTCACCTTCTTCCTATTGTATGCCAGAACATTCCCTGTGCTACCGATTGCGGAAGTGAAGTCTATTTTGAAATCAACTGGATCTCAGTACAAGAAATAA